In one window of Maribacter sp. BPC-D8 DNA:
- a CDS encoding DUF4132 domain-containing protein, translating into MKDIIKRLFGSDNQIESKREISSEVIEFSKAFFKEALEYRDGYSIKLTDIPKYKELKKMAPSFRKEFVFELIYLKNGQSKTGWGDDAYFLKDTAKSVLSLLIRASDIHFDDDDISDIVNGFVLGDSGSLNSWNWPVVPLVGKIEKEVKKSGLSPELSDTLSILQKAVTKGNYLSADEIRLGTRVSNIGKNSSEFEIDRNDPLGTSIYETITSLKESDQEVLKELLEHFSKGGGKSAPANTWLKTSNDLITKIGVDKIKPGFIKWIEVTLDLFREIHKNQQYEFDFIADKNIQILRSAVWSCSTINDDELNQIIEVLGLLSFKKLRNVGALSAKLGNGCIYTFSKLPYQDGISRLTKFRMKIKYPSVQSIITKAIERVAKAEGKTMYEIEELAVQDLGLNSDFQLIQKFGEYEASTTIESSSGFSLLWENESGKKIKSIPKYVKDNFAVELKEYKKKVKDIQSNLTAQRSRIEKIFLAKREWDFEQWKKLYLDNNLLRFFGTKLIWSFTIGDKTTSVIYKNNEFIDVNGVILKNYTNAKIKLWHPVNASVSEVQSWRRWLEKNEIKQPFKQAHRELYIVTDAEKNTNTYSNRFAAHVLRQHIFIALCRERGWAYTLQGQWDSHNTPVLKILAWKYRVEFWVEGIQDSANDSGIFNYLQTDQVRFFDEESQVEMDKVPAIVFSEAMRDIDLFVGVTSIGADPNWRDGGEERYHGYWADFSFGNLAVSGQERKELLENLIPKLKIANQCSFEGNFLVVKGDIRIYKIHLGSGNILMKPNDQYLCIVADRSKSANEVFLPFEGDATLSVILSKAFMLADDTKIKDRTIISQIKS; encoded by the coding sequence ATGAAAGATATTATAAAAAGATTATTCGGTTCAGATAATCAAATAGAGAGTAAACGAGAAATAAGTTCTGAAGTAATAGAGTTTAGTAAAGCGTTTTTTAAAGAGGCTTTAGAGTACAGAGATGGTTATTCAATAAAACTAACTGACATACCTAAGTATAAAGAACTCAAAAAAATGGCACCTTCTTTTAGAAAAGAATTTGTTTTTGAGCTAATCTATCTCAAAAACGGTCAATCTAAAACAGGTTGGGGAGACGATGCATACTTTTTAAAAGACACCGCCAAGAGTGTTTTGAGTTTATTAATTAGAGCTTCAGATATACATTTTGACGATGATGATATTTCAGATATTGTAAATGGTTTTGTTCTTGGTGATAGTGGAAGTCTAAATAGCTGGAATTGGCCTGTAGTACCGCTAGTAGGTAAAATAGAGAAAGAGGTTAAAAAATCTGGACTTTCACCAGAGTTAAGCGACACATTAAGTATTTTACAAAAGGCTGTCACCAAAGGGAATTATTTGTCTGCAGATGAAATACGTTTGGGTACCAGAGTTTCAAATATTGGAAAGAATTCTTCAGAATTTGAAATAGATCGTAATGATCCTTTGGGTACTAGTATTTATGAAACTATTACTTCTTTAAAAGAAAGTGATCAAGAGGTTTTAAAAGAATTATTAGAACACTTTTCTAAAGGAGGCGGTAAAAGTGCACCTGCCAATACTTGGTTAAAAACCTCCAATGATTTAATAACAAAAATAGGGGTAGATAAGATAAAACCCGGTTTTATTAAATGGATAGAAGTAACCTTAGATCTCTTTCGAGAGATTCATAAAAACCAACAATATGAATTCGATTTTATTGCAGATAAGAATATACAAATATTAAGATCTGCGGTTTGGTCTTGCTCTACTATTAATGATGATGAGCTAAACCAAATAATAGAAGTTTTAGGCTTATTAAGTTTTAAGAAGTTGAGAAATGTAGGAGCGTTAAGTGCAAAATTAGGAAATGGGTGTATTTATACTTTTTCTAAACTTCCGTATCAAGACGGTATTTCTAGGCTTACCAAATTTAGAATGAAAATTAAGTACCCATCAGTGCAATCGATAATTACAAAAGCAATTGAACGTGTTGCAAAAGCCGAGGGTAAAACAATGTATGAAATTGAAGAATTGGCTGTTCAAGACTTAGGTTTAAATTCTGATTTTCAGCTTATTCAAAAATTTGGAGAATATGAAGCTTCTACCACCATTGAAAGTAGTTCTGGCTTTAGCTTGCTTTGGGAAAATGAAAGTGGCAAGAAAATAAAGTCGATACCGAAATATGTAAAAGACAATTTCGCGGTAGAATTAAAAGAATATAAGAAAAAAGTAAAAGACATACAATCGAACCTTACTGCTCAAAGAAGTAGAATTGAAAAGATATTTTTAGCGAAGCGTGAATGGGACTTTGAGCAATGGAAAAAGCTGTATTTAGATAATAATCTATTACGCTTTTTTGGAACTAAATTAATTTGGAGTTTTACGATAGGTGATAAAACTACGAGTGTTATTTATAAGAATAACGAGTTTATAGATGTCAACGGAGTCATTTTAAAAAACTATACTAATGCCAAAATTAAATTATGGCACCCAGTCAATGCAAGTGTTAGTGAAGTACAATCTTGGCGAAGATGGTTAGAAAAAAATGAAATAAAACAACCCTTCAAGCAGGCACATAGAGAGTTATATATTGTAACAGATGCAGAAAAAAACACAAATACGTATTCAAATAGGTTTGCGGCACATGTTTTAAGACAACATATTTTTATTGCTCTTTGTAGGGAACGTGGTTGGGCGTATACACTTCAAGGCCAATGGGATTCTCATAACACTCCGGTTTTAAAAATTTTAGCTTGGAAATACCGCGTAGAATTTTGGGTAGAGGGTATTCAAGACTCCGCCAATGATTCCGGAATTTTTAACTATTTACAGACAGATCAAGTGCGTTTCTTTGATGAGGAGAGTCAAGTAGAAATGGATAAAGTACCTGCGATAGTTTTTTCTGAGGCAATGAGAGATATAGACCTTTTTGTGGGGGTTACCAGTATTGGTGCAGACCCTAACTGGCGAGATGGCGGAGAAGAAAGATATCATGGCTATTGGGCAGATTTTTCATTTGGTAACCTTGCAGTAAGTGGTCAAGAACGAAAGGAGCTTCTTGAAAATTTAATTCCAAAATTGAAGATTGCAAATCAATGTTCTTTTGAAGGTAATTTTTTAGTAGTCAAAGGTGACATTAGAATTTACAAAATACATTTAGGTAGTGGTAATATTCTGATGAAACCAAATGACCAGTATTTGTGTATTGTTGCGGATCGATCTAAAAGTGCAAATGAGGTATTTCTGCCATTTGAAGGTGACGCCACATTATCTGTAATTTTAAGCAAAGCATTCATGCTGGCAGACGACACTAAGATTAAAGATAGAACGATTATTAGTCAGATAAAAAGCTAA
- a CDS encoding Pycsar system effector family protein yields the protein MTNPKEEAKEIDKQLRKELGIDKEKLKELKKKLLKVEPRSERGAETLFRLVSKNQYTLNTMIDRKSNILISINALILSITIGTVLNQLDKDPHLIFPATIMLLTNLISIGYAVFATRPELTHGSKSTNNLLFYGNFNNMNEDEYTEELTSLMYKGDELYKTIARDTFHLGKTIDRKFKLLRASFHVFLVGIILAVIGFIACHIMFTL from the coding sequence ATGACAAACCCAAAAGAAGAAGCCAAAGAAATTGATAAGCAATTAAGAAAAGAATTGGGTATTGATAAAGAGAAACTGAAAGAGCTTAAAAAGAAGCTGCTAAAAGTAGAGCCACGCTCAGAGCGTGGTGCAGAAACCTTGTTTCGCTTGGTATCTAAAAATCAGTATACTTTAAATACAATGATTGATAGAAAATCGAATATTCTTATTTCTATCAATGCACTTATTCTTTCTATTACCATTGGTACAGTTCTTAATCAATTAGATAAAGACCCGCACTTAATTTTTCCTGCTACAATTATGTTGCTTACCAACCTTATTTCGATTGGTTATGCCGTTTTTGCAACAAGACCAGAGCTTACACATGGTAGTAAAAGCACGAACAATTTGTTATTCTACGGTAATTTCAATAACATGAATGAAGATGAATATACAGAAGAACTTACGAGTTTAATGTATAAAGGAGACGAGCTTTATAAGACCATAGCCAGAGACACGTTTCATTTAGGGAAAACTATCGATAGAAAATTCAAGTTATTAAGAGCCTCTTTCCATGTTTTTCTAGTCGGCATTATTTTAGCCGTTATTGGGTTTATTGCCTGTCACATTATGTTTACACTTTAG
- a CDS encoding NAD(P)H-hydrate epimerase — protein MQVTSLSLEAFTEMDYWAVEKYNLSIQLMMENAGLQLARLIAKKATETSVITIGVGNGNNGGGGLVAARRLAAWGFNVNLDLVVPITKDLPKAQLERALLFGAKEGVPETTNIWVDAYLGFSQRLPLSDAFVKSIELANASSAFRISLDIPVGISKDGELLGFRANQVMTLAAPKIILEKLPNVVDVYVADLGIPKAVYDHFNIAMPNFSENQLIAL, from the coding sequence ATGCAGGTAACCAGTCTTTCGTTAGAAGCCTTTACAGAGATGGATTATTGGGCGGTTGAAAAATACAACCTGTCCATTCAATTGATGATGGAAAATGCTGGGCTTCAGCTTGCAAGATTAATCGCTAAAAAGGCAACTGAAACCTCTGTTATTACTATCGGCGTTGGTAACGGAAATAATGGCGGTGGGGGACTAGTAGCTGCTCGTAGATTAGCCGCTTGGGGATTTAATGTGAATTTAGATTTGGTAGTTCCTATTACTAAAGATCTGCCAAAAGCACAGTTAGAAAGAGCTTTATTATTTGGAGCTAAGGAAGGTGTTCCAGAAACTACAAATATTTGGGTAGATGCCTATTTAGGGTTCTCTCAAAGATTGCCGCTGTCAGATGCTTTTGTAAAAAGTATTGAACTAGCCAACGCCTCATCGGCATTTAGAATTTCGTTAGATATTCCCGTTGGTATTTCTAAAGATGGTGAATTGTTAGGATTTAGAGCGAACCAAGTAATGACCTTGGCAGCTCCTAAAATTATTTTAGAGAAATTGCCAAACGTAGTAGATGTATATGTGGCGGATTTAGGAATTCCTAAAGCAGTTTACGATCATTTTAATATTGCAATGCCTAATTTCAGTGAAAACCAATTGATAGCTTTATAA
- a CDS encoding DUF6327 family protein: MSKQYHSFEEIDERLKVLNLQRLIAQESIKLQFNSAKTDLVPQQLRQGLGATFSQKGTIKSLVITFLSGKLLDFIKSKRKSRNRDRS, encoded by the coding sequence ATGAGCAAGCAATACCATTCTTTTGAAGAAATAGATGAGCGCTTGAAAGTTCTTAATCTTCAACGTCTAATCGCCCAAGAAAGCATTAAACTACAATTTAATAGTGCTAAAACAGATTTAGTACCACAACAACTAAGACAGGGATTAGGAGCTACTTTTAGCCAAAAAGGGACTATTAAAAGCTTAGTAATCACCTTTCTTTCTGGTAAACTACTTGATTTTATAAAAAGTAAACGTAAATCTAGAAATAGAGACCGTTCTTAA
- a CDS encoding YtxH domain-containing protein, with the protein MQNDNGNTLLAILTGAAIGAGIGILYAPDKGIETRHRIKRKVEDTSHEIAERVSHAKDELTKTANEQKDAFDRKLDEAISTMSYKADDIIDKLEQKLEELKAQNAQLHK; encoded by the coding sequence ATGCAAAACGATAATGGAAATACTTTATTAGCGATATTAACTGGAGCTGCAATTGGTGCTGGAATAGGAATTTTATACGCTCCTGATAAAGGCATTGAAACCCGTCACAGAATCAAAAGAAAAGTTGAAGATACCAGTCATGAAATAGCTGAAAGAGTTTCTCATGCAAAAGATGAGCTAACAAAAACTGCTAATGAACAGAAAGATGCTTTTGACAGAAAATTAGATGAGGCTATTTCAACGATGAGTTACAAGGCAGATGATATCATCGATAAATTAGAACAAAAATTAGAAGAATTAAAAGCACAAAACGCTCAACTACATAAATAG
- a CDS encoding ribonucleoside-diphosphate reductase subunit alpha yields the protein MNDSKINLETSIQEEVKLNGSDELVQARKEALDSLKKDKEEGFKWLNEDSRNFLGSGYLTPGVSAETRIREIADRAEKILGMPGFSDKFYGYMSEGFYSLASPVWSNFGKERGLPISCFGSNISDDMGNILYTQSEVGMMSKLGGGTSGYFGNIRHRGADVKNNGKASGAVHIMQLFESMVDVVSQGSVRRGRFSPYLPVEHADIKEFLEIGTEGNPIQELTHGVTVTNEWMQEMVDGDNEKRSIWAKVLQRRGEMGYPYIFFKDNANNGAADVYKEKGHKIHASNLCTEIMLPSSDEWSFVCVLSSVNVLHYDKWKDTDAVETMVFFLDAVITEFCEKLEAYRDSESREDRQTFMFMERAYNFAKDNRALGLGVLGWHSLLQSRMLPFNSQEAYNLNSEIFKTIKEKSYSASEELADKFGEPAVLKGYGRRNATLNAIAPTTSSAFILGQVSQGIEPIWSNTYVKDIAKVKTTIRNPFLVELLEEKGMNTTAVWHSIRDFDGSVQHLDFLSDLEKDVFKTYSEIDQMDIIYQAANRQNHIDQGQSVNIIVHPDMPVKEINKIHVTAWKLGLKSLYYQHSMNAAQKFKQKKDCASCEA from the coding sequence ATGAACGATTCAAAAATTAATTTAGAGACTAGCATTCAAGAAGAAGTAAAATTGAATGGTTCAGATGAACTTGTACAAGCTAGAAAAGAAGCCCTTGATAGCTTAAAGAAAGACAAAGAAGAAGGTTTTAAGTGGTTAAATGAAGATAGCCGTAACTTTTTAGGTTCAGGCTATTTAACTCCGGGAGTATCAGCAGAAACACGTATTCGTGAGATTGCAGACAGAGCTGAGAAAATATTGGGCATGCCTGGTTTTTCAGACAAGTTCTACGGTTACATGAGCGAAGGTTTTTACTCATTAGCATCGCCAGTGTGGTCTAATTTCGGAAAAGAAAGAGGATTGCCTATTAGTTGTTTTGGATCTAACATATCTGATGACATGGGTAACATTTTGTATACCCAGTCAGAAGTAGGTATGATGTCTAAATTAGGTGGTGGTACATCTGGTTACTTTGGTAATATAAGACATAGAGGAGCAGACGTTAAGAATAATGGTAAAGCTTCAGGAGCGGTACATATTATGCAACTTTTCGAATCTATGGTAGATGTAGTAAGCCAAGGTTCTGTTCGTCGTGGTCGTTTTTCTCCGTATTTACCTGTTGAGCATGCAGATATTAAAGAATTCTTAGAAATAGGTACCGAAGGTAACCCTATTCAAGAGCTTACTCATGGTGTTACTGTTACCAATGAGTGGATGCAAGAAATGGTAGATGGCGATAATGAAAAGCGTTCTATCTGGGCAAAAGTATTACAGAGAAGAGGTGAAATGGGGTACCCATATATCTTCTTTAAAGATAATGCGAACAACGGTGCTGCAGATGTGTACAAAGAAAAAGGACACAAAATTCATGCAAGTAACCTTTGTACAGAAATCATGTTACCATCAAGTGACGAATGGTCGTTTGTATGTGTATTATCTTCTGTAAACGTTCTTCATTATGACAAATGGAAAGATACAGATGCGGTTGAAACAATGGTATTCTTTTTAGATGCTGTTATTACTGAGTTCTGTGAGAAATTAGAAGCATACCGTGATTCTGAAAGTCGTGAAGATCGTCAAACGTTCATGTTTATGGAACGTGCTTACAACTTCGCAAAAGATAACCGTGCTTTAGGTTTAGGTGTTTTAGGATGGCATTCATTATTACAATCTAGAATGTTGCCTTTTAACAGTCAAGAAGCATACAACTTGAATAGTGAAATATTCAAAACGATAAAAGAAAAGTCATACAGTGCTTCAGAAGAATTAGCTGATAAATTTGGTGAGCCTGCAGTATTGAAAGGCTATGGTAGAAGAAATGCAACGTTGAATGCTATTGCACCAACAACATCTTCTGCGTTTATCTTAGGTCAAGTATCTCAAGGTATTGAGCCAATATGGTCTAATACTTATGTAAAGGATATTGCCAAGGTGAAGACTACAATTAGAAACCCTTTCTTAGTTGAGCTTTTAGAGGAAAAAGGAATGAATACAACAGCAGTATGGCATAGCATTCGTGATTTTGACGGATCTGTACAGCATTTAGATTTCCTTTCAGACTTAGAGAAAGACGTATTTAAAACATATTCTGAAATTGACCAGATGGATATTATCTATCAGGCAGCGAACAGACAAAATCATATTGACCAAGGTCAGTCGGTAAATATTATTGTTCACCCAGATATGCCAGTTAAAGAAATCAATAAGATTCACGTAACTGCATGGAAATTAGGTTTGAAGTCATTATACTACCAACATAGTATGAACGCGGCACAAAAATTCAAGCAAAAGAAAGATTGTGCTAGTTGTGAGGCTTAA
- a CDS encoding endo-beta-N-acetylglucosaminidase, whose product MKKVILIGLVIIGFATKGHTQEEQYGDNQPYSSYWFVEELLQWSAESDKEAKFNISQVALASRFLNDSTDFNYDTQKIPGIIALMAPHTTNFHPSQGFSTVKQYAFPFWQYIDYFVQWGGSSNEGIIVPPTAFWTDAAHKNGVKSIGTVFFPPNVYGGKEEWVYEFLVQNEDGSFPVADKLIEVADRYNFDGWFINQETYDLVGDVGELMQQFISYYRTQSNLKLLWYDAMIDDSRVIWQDELNNHNQMYFQKEETSMSDVFFINFRYTEVNLEDSKKAAQELGRSEWDLYAGIDVQSKSFKTPVKWDVLYKEGKPNNTSIGLYWSNSTFDISDTKMPEDVYDNEQKFWNGGPSLETRFGSSTWQGFADYFEPRSVINELPFKTNFNYGLGRFYNVKGKTVSKEEWHNLSIQDVLPTWQFQVDSTKVNATISFDESYEGGSSLSFEGFADAEIPLYKTKLSLDNSLNLQVVTKSAGNMTMQIYCQLSNGETLTYPLKKSSSWFTNMISIPKQKNILISKIGLITKGKGTAFLGELLLYNKREKKPGTSSFSVETFTKENTTELYIHFNEKPVGVYHHIYYLNAKSEKVWLGKTPAQDFYISNILTINSIINLEVQSESFGGTKGKIIRKKVYLSQ is encoded by the coding sequence ATGAAGAAAGTGATTTTAATAGGTCTAGTGATAATAGGTTTTGCTACTAAAGGTCATACCCAAGAAGAGCAGTATGGTGATAATCAGCCTTATTCTTCCTATTGGTTTGTAGAAGAACTATTACAATGGTCAGCAGAAAGTGACAAAGAAGCTAAATTCAACATCAGTCAAGTAGCATTGGCAAGTCGTTTTTTAAATGATTCAACTGATTTCAATTATGATACGCAGAAAATACCGGGGATTATAGCCTTGATGGCACCACATACGACTAATTTTCATCCGTCTCAAGGGTTTTCTACTGTAAAACAATATGCATTTCCGTTTTGGCAATACATAGATTATTTTGTGCAATGGGGTGGATCTTCAAATGAGGGAATTATTGTACCGCCAACCGCTTTCTGGACAGACGCTGCACATAAGAACGGAGTGAAGAGTATAGGTACCGTATTTTTTCCGCCTAATGTATATGGTGGCAAAGAAGAATGGGTGTATGAATTTTTAGTACAGAATGAAGATGGCAGCTTTCCTGTAGCAGATAAACTCATTGAGGTTGCCGATAGGTATAATTTTGATGGATGGTTCATAAATCAAGAAACGTATGACTTGGTAGGCGATGTAGGGGAGTTGATGCAACAGTTTATATCTTATTACAGAACACAGTCAAATTTAAAATTGCTGTGGTACGATGCTATGATTGATGATTCTAGGGTAATATGGCAAGATGAGCTGAATAACCATAATCAAATGTACTTTCAGAAAGAAGAAACAAGTATGTCTGATGTATTTTTTATAAACTTTAGATACACTGAAGTTAATTTAGAAGACAGTAAAAAGGCAGCTCAAGAGTTAGGCAGAAGTGAATGGGATTTATATGCAGGTATCGACGTACAATCTAAAAGTTTTAAAACTCCTGTAAAATGGGATGTATTATATAAAGAAGGAAAACCAAACAATACATCTATAGGGTTGTACTGGTCAAATTCCACTTTCGATATATCAGATACTAAAATGCCTGAAGATGTGTATGATAACGAACAAAAGTTTTGGAATGGAGGTCCGTCATTAGAAACACGATTTGGATCTAGCACTTGGCAAGGCTTTGCAGATTATTTTGAACCACGCAGTGTTATCAATGAATTACCTTTTAAAACGAACTTTAATTATGGTTTAGGTCGTTTTTATAATGTAAAGGGTAAGACAGTTTCTAAAGAAGAATGGCATAACCTCAGTATTCAAGATGTGTTACCTACATGGCAGTTTCAGGTAGACAGCACCAAAGTAAATGCTACAATCAGTTTTGACGAAAGCTATGAAGGTGGCAGTAGTTTATCTTTTGAAGGATTTGCAGATGCCGAAATTCCGCTATACAAAACAAAACTAAGTTTAGATAATTCCTTAAATCTTCAGGTGGTAACGAAGTCGGCTGGTAATATGACTATGCAAATTTATTGTCAACTATCAAACGGTGAGACTTTGACCTACCCTTTAAAGAAATCTAGTTCATGGTTTACAAATATGATTTCTATTCCTAAACAAAAAAATATATTAATATCTAAAATAGGATTGATAACGAAAGGAAAAGGTACCGCCTTTCTTGGTGAGTTATTATTATATAATAAAAGGGAGAAAAAACCTGGTACGTCATCTTTTTCTGTGGAGACGTTTACTAAAGAGAATACTACCGAATTATACATTCATTTCAATGAAAAACCAGTAGGTGTATATCATCATATTTATTATTTAAATGCTAAAAGTGAAAAGGTTTGGTTAGGTAAGACTCCTGCGCAAGATTTTTATATTTCGAATATTCTTACAATAAACAGCATAATTAACCTAGAAGTGCAATCAGAAAGTTTTGGGGGTACAAAGGGTAAAATCATCCGGAAAAAGGTGTATTTGTCACAGTAG
- a CDS encoding ribonucleotide-diphosphate reductase subunit beta yields MKITEVIKRDFSTKPFHLHKITNAILKAMTAVEHGGPSEAEIISNNVHLALLERKQADDNYIPTVEEVQDFVENKLMEGGYFDVAKGYILYRNEQAQRRKSNVFEKRVNLKPYEYPALYDYVSAIRHSYWIHTEFNFTSDIQDFKTGLNDIERNAIKNTMLAISQIEVAVKSFWGDIYHKMPKPEIGSVGATFAESEVRHHDAYSHLLEILGLNEEFKNLKKKPVIMKRVHYLETALKNSKSEDNQEYAESVLLFSLFIEHVSLFSQFLIIMAFNKHKNMFKGISNVVEATSKEEQIHGDFGIDIINIIKDENPTWFDKEFHGTVQEMCKEAFLSESDIIDWIFEAGEIDFLPKKLVKEFIKKRFNDSIESIGIEKIFDVDEELLSETEWFDDEIIGTKHGDFFVKRSINYSKRTQSITSDDLF; encoded by the coding sequence ATGAAAATCACAGAAGTCATAAAAAGGGATTTTTCGACAAAACCTTTTCATTTACACAAAATAACAAATGCCATTTTAAAGGCTATGACGGCTGTTGAACATGGTGGACCCAGTGAAGCCGAAATAATCTCTAATAATGTTCATTTAGCACTTTTAGAAAGAAAGCAAGCAGATGACAATTATATACCAACCGTAGAGGAGGTTCAAGATTTCGTTGAAAATAAATTAATGGAAGGTGGTTACTTCGATGTAGCTAAGGGATACATTCTTTATAGAAATGAACAAGCGCAAAGAAGAAAGTCTAATGTCTTCGAAAAACGTGTAAATCTTAAGCCATACGAATACCCTGCATTGTATGATTATGTATCTGCAATAAGACATTCATATTGGATCCATACAGAATTCAACTTTACTAGTGATATTCAAGATTTTAAAACAGGGTTAAATGATATTGAGAGAAACGCTATAAAGAACACCATGTTGGCAATTTCTCAAATAGAGGTTGCAGTTAAAAGTTTTTGGGGAGATATCTACCATAAAATGCCTAAACCAGAAATTGGTTCTGTAGGGGCAACTTTTGCAGAGAGCGAAGTAAGACATCATGATGCGTATTCGCATTTATTAGAGATATTAGGTTTAAACGAAGAGTTTAAAAACTTGAAGAAGAAACCTGTGATAATGAAAAGAGTTCATTATTTAGAGACAGCTCTTAAAAATTCTAAGAGTGAGGATAATCAAGAATATGCAGAGTCGGTTTTATTGTTCTCTTTATTTATAGAGCATGTGTCTTTGTTTTCTCAGTTTTTGATCATTATGGCTTTTAATAAGCATAAGAACATGTTCAAAGGTATTTCAAATGTTGTGGAGGCTACTTCAAAAGAAGAGCAGATTCATGGCGATTTTGGTATCGATATCATAAACATTATTAAAGACGAAAACCCTACATGGTTCGATAAAGAATTTCATGGTACTGTACAAGAAATGTGTAAAGAGGCATTCTTATCAGAAAGTGATATTATAGATTGGATTTTTGAAGCGGGTGAAATTGATTTCTTACCTAAGAAGCTAGTAAAAGAATTCATTAAAAAGAGATTTAACGATTCTATCGAAAGTATTGGAATCGAAAAGATATTTGACGTAGACGAAGAATTACTATCAGAAACAGAATGGTTCGATGATGAAATTATCGGTACCAAACATGGCGATTTCTTCGTAAAACGCTCTATCAATTATAGCAAAAGAACACAAAGTATAACCAGTGACGACTTATTTTAA
- a CDS encoding phage holin family protein — translation MAFEELKNDLMGLKTEMGSYLEHSDEYYRLKIFKVLSKNATGILKLFLIGTSSLFALLFLSFAACLWLSELMNSYFIGFIIVAGFYILIAIMLYIFREQLNKPVLKKLSKYYFD, via the coding sequence ATGGCTTTTGAAGAATTAAAAAATGACCTCATGGGGCTAAAAACCGAAATGGGGTCATATTTAGAACATAGCGACGAATACTATAGACTTAAAATATTTAAAGTCTTATCAAAAAATGCTACTGGCATATTAAAACTATTTTTAATAGGCACCAGTAGTCTGTTTGCATTATTGTTTCTGTCATTCGCAGCCTGTTTGTGGCTATCTGAACTAATGAATAGTTACTTCATTGGTTTTATAATTGTAGCTGGGTTTTATATTCTTATAGCTATTATGCTCTATATATTCAGAGAACAACTAAACAAACCTGTACTTAAAAAATTATCTAAATATTATTTTGACTGA